The following nucleotide sequence is from bacterium.
CGATCCGCAGGTGGTCGCGGGTGTGCTGCCCACCTTCGACTGGCTGCACCTGCACCACGAGGACTTCACCGGCCAGTACGGCAAGTTCTGGCGCAGCTACCGCAACGCCGCCTGGTACCAGGAAATGGTGCGGGAGAGCGAGGAGATGGCCGCTTCGCTGGGCTTTGCGAAGGTCTCCGAGATGAAGCTCGGCGTGGCGCTGGCGATCCGCGACTACGTGGTGGGCGGCGGCTACCTCTTCACCATGTGCTCCGGGACCGACTCCTACGACATCGCCCTGGCCGCCGAGGGGGTCGATATCTGCGGCGAGATGTTCGATGGAGACCCCATGGACCCCGCCGCCCAGCAGAAACTGGACTTCTCCAAGACCTTCGCCTTCCGCGACTTCCAGCTGGAGACCAA
It contains:
- a CDS encoding asparagine synthetase B, with the protein product ADGQAANILREIADPEVNMEVVKLEKAPKIAVYAPEGFQPWDDAVTMVMEYAEIPYERIYDPQVVAGVLPTFDWLHLHHEDFTGQYGKFWRSYRNAAWYQEMVRESEEMAASLGFAKVSEMKLGVALAIRDYVVGGGYLFTMCSGTDSYDIALAAEGVDICGEMFDGDPMDPAAQQKLDFSKTFAFRDFQLET